From the Oncorhynchus nerka isolate Pitt River linkage group LG20, Oner_Uvic_2.0, whole genome shotgun sequence genome, one window contains:
- the LOC115101994 gene encoding deoxynucleoside triphosphate triphosphohydrolase SAMHD1-like isoform X2, translated as MDIRKRPREDFPNTSCSDQLKPPEKRDSEAAWQDFGQWGVEDVCRYLRQEGHWKWEYAFREQKMTGVGLRYLTETLLDKMGIVPLGTRLQILHSLRKLWQMAAETTKVFNDPIHGHVEMHPLLVRIMDTPQFQRLRHIKQLGGAYFVFPGASHNRFEHSIGVGYLAGRLVQELSERQPELLISSRDILCVQIAGLCHDLGHGPFSHMFDSMFIPKMRPKSKWKHEQASLAMFDHLVSVNALEPVMKDHGLVLPDDLVFIKEQIAGPQNTVPLRQGWPYEGRPEEKSFLYEIVANKLTGIDVDKWDYFARDCYHLGIPNNFDYHRFLKFARVCEVDGKKQICTREKEVGNLYDMFHTRSYLHRKAYQHKVGHIIETMITEAFIEAEPHIKIQGSKGEMFTISTAIHDMEAYTKLTDHVFEQILYSSSSELAEARKILYNITCRNLYKNLGQTQAKKHVVVSQEQLQEWARDLAICRPEKDLQGVTLEPGDFVVNIINMDWGMKEKNPINNMRFYCKNTPTKTTQISRNQVSQMLPDQFAEQQIRVYFKKRDEKTVEAAKINYVKWCMDNNFSKPQDGDSIAPELTPLKRSWAHNYDENDDEEDSQGGRSRAAVNIGQQKAKARLF; from the exons ATGGATATTCGAAAGCGTCCCAGAGAAGATTTTCCGAATACTAGTTGTAGTGATCAGTTAAAACCCCCGGAGAAGCGGGATTCTGAGGCGGCGTGGCAGGATTTCGGGCAGTGGGGTGTCGAGGACGTTTGTAGGTACCTGCGTCAAGAAGGTCACTGGAAATGGGAGTATGCATTCAGAG AGCAAAAGATGACAGGAGTGGGATTACGATACCTCACAGAGACACTTCTGGATAAAATGGGTATAGT gCCTCTAGGCACCCGGTTGCAGATCCTGCACAGTCTGAGGAAGCTGTGGCAGATGGCAGCAGAGACCACCAAG GTGTTTAATGACCCCATCCATGGCCATGTAGAGATGCATCCTCTGCTGGTTCGTATCATGGACACCCCTCAGTTCCAGAGACTCCGCCACATCAAGCAGCTGGGAGGAGCATATTTCGTCTTCCCTGGGGCCTCCCACAACCGCTTCGAACACTCCATAGG GGTGGGCTACCTAGCAGGTCGGCTGGTCCAGGAGTTGAGTGAGAGACAACCAGAGCTCCTCATCTCCAGTAGAGACATCCTGTGTGTCCAGATTGCTGGGCTCTGTCACGACCTGG GTCATGGTCCTTTCTCCCATATGTTTGATAGCATGTTCATCCCCAAAATGCGTCCAAAGTCCAAGTGGAAG CATGAGCAGGCGTCCCTTGCGATGTTTGACCATCTGGTGTCTGTAAATGCCTTGGAGCCAGTGATGAAGGATCATGGCCTGGTCCTACCTGATGACCTGGTCTTCATCAAGGAACAGATTGCTGGACCACAGAACACTGTCCCTCTCAGACAGGGG TGGCCTTATGAGGGCCGTCCAGAGGAGAAGTCTTTCCTCTATGAGATTGTGGCCAACAAATTGACCGGCATCGATGTGGACAAGTGGGACTACTTCGCCAG GGACTGCTACCACCTGGGCATCCCGAATAACTTTGACTACCATCGCTTCCTCAAGTTTGCTCGTGTGTGTGAGGTAGATGGGAAGAAGCAGATCTGCACCAGAGAAAAG GAAGTGGGTAATTTGTACGACATGTTCCACACACGCAGCTACCTCCACAGAAAAGCCTACCAGCACAAAGTGGGACACATAATAGAGACAAT GATCACAGAGGCCTTCATCGAGGCAGAACCCCACATCAAGATTCAAGGTTCAAAGGGAGAAATGTTCACCATCTCCACAGCAATACATGACATGGAGGCCTACACTAAACTCACTG ACCATGTGTTTGAGCAGATCCTGTACTCATCATCCTCTGAGCTGGCAGAGGCCAGAAAGATCCTCTACAACATCACCTGCAGAAACCTCTACAAGAATTTGGGACAGACCCAAGCCAAGAAACATGTGGTGGtctcacag GAACAGCTCCAGGAATGGGCAAGGGACTTGGCGATATGCAGGCCTGAGAAAGACCTCCAGGGCGTCACTCTAGAGCCAGGGGACTTTGTAGTCAAT ATCATCAACATGGACTGGGGTATGAAGGAGAAGAACCCCATCAACAACATGCGTTTCTACTGTAAGAATACCCCAACCAAAACCACCCAGATCAGCAGGAACCAG GTGTCTCAGATGCTGCCAGATCAGTTTGCTGAGCAGCAGATCAGGGTCTACTTTaagaagagagatgagaagacCGTGGAGGCAGCTAAGATTAACTATGTCAAGTGGTGCATGGACAACAACTTCTCCAAGCCTCAG GACGGAGATTCGATTGCACCGGAGCTCACCCCTCTGAAGCGAAGCTGGGCCCACAATTATGATGAGAACGATGATGAAGAGGATAGCCAGGGAGGAAGAAGCAGGGCTGCAGTCAACATTGGACAACAGAAGGCAAAAGCCAGACTCTTTTAG
- the LOC115101994 gene encoding deoxynucleoside triphosphate triphosphohydrolase SAMHD1-like isoform X1: MDIRKRPREDFPNTSCSDQLKPPEKRDSEAAWQDFGQWGVEDVCRYLRQEGHWKWEYAFREQKMTGVGLRYLTETLLDKMGIVPLGTRLQILHSLRKLWQMAAETTKVFNDPIHGHVEMHPLLVRIMDTPQFQRLRHIKQLGGAYFVFPGASHNRFEHSIGVGYLAGRLVQELSERQPELLISSRDILCVQIAGLCHDLGHGPFSHMFDSMFIPKMRPKSKWKHEQASLAMFDHLVSVNALEPVMKDHGLVLPDDLVFIKEQIAGPQNTVPLRQGWPYEGRPEEKSFLYEIVANKLTGIDVDKWDYFARDCYHLGIPNNFDYHRFLKFARVCEVDGKKQICTREKEVGNLYDMFHTRSYLHRKAYQHKVGHIIETMITEAFIEAEPHIKIQGSKGEMFTISTAIHDMEAYTKLTDHVFEQILYSSSSELAEARKILYNITCRNLYKNLGQTQAKKHVVVSQLQEWARDLAICRPEKDLQGVTLEPGDFVVNIINMDWGMKEKNPINNMRFYCKNTPTKTTQISRNQVSQMLPDQFAEQQIRVYFKKRDEKTVEAAKINYVKWCMDNNFSKPQDGDSIAPELTPLKRSWAHNYDENDDEEDSQGGRSRAAVNIGQQKAKARLF, from the exons ATGGATATTCGAAAGCGTCCCAGAGAAGATTTTCCGAATACTAGTTGTAGTGATCAGTTAAAACCCCCGGAGAAGCGGGATTCTGAGGCGGCGTGGCAGGATTTCGGGCAGTGGGGTGTCGAGGACGTTTGTAGGTACCTGCGTCAAGAAGGTCACTGGAAATGGGAGTATGCATTCAGAG AGCAAAAGATGACAGGAGTGGGATTACGATACCTCACAGAGACACTTCTGGATAAAATGGGTATAGT gCCTCTAGGCACCCGGTTGCAGATCCTGCACAGTCTGAGGAAGCTGTGGCAGATGGCAGCAGAGACCACCAAG GTGTTTAATGACCCCATCCATGGCCATGTAGAGATGCATCCTCTGCTGGTTCGTATCATGGACACCCCTCAGTTCCAGAGACTCCGCCACATCAAGCAGCTGGGAGGAGCATATTTCGTCTTCCCTGGGGCCTCCCACAACCGCTTCGAACACTCCATAGG GGTGGGCTACCTAGCAGGTCGGCTGGTCCAGGAGTTGAGTGAGAGACAACCAGAGCTCCTCATCTCCAGTAGAGACATCCTGTGTGTCCAGATTGCTGGGCTCTGTCACGACCTGG GTCATGGTCCTTTCTCCCATATGTTTGATAGCATGTTCATCCCCAAAATGCGTCCAAAGTCCAAGTGGAAG CATGAGCAGGCGTCCCTTGCGATGTTTGACCATCTGGTGTCTGTAAATGCCTTGGAGCCAGTGATGAAGGATCATGGCCTGGTCCTACCTGATGACCTGGTCTTCATCAAGGAACAGATTGCTGGACCACAGAACACTGTCCCTCTCAGACAGGGG TGGCCTTATGAGGGCCGTCCAGAGGAGAAGTCTTTCCTCTATGAGATTGTGGCCAACAAATTGACCGGCATCGATGTGGACAAGTGGGACTACTTCGCCAG GGACTGCTACCACCTGGGCATCCCGAATAACTTTGACTACCATCGCTTCCTCAAGTTTGCTCGTGTGTGTGAGGTAGATGGGAAGAAGCAGATCTGCACCAGAGAAAAG GAAGTGGGTAATTTGTACGACATGTTCCACACACGCAGCTACCTCCACAGAAAAGCCTACCAGCACAAAGTGGGACACATAATAGAGACAAT GATCACAGAGGCCTTCATCGAGGCAGAACCCCACATCAAGATTCAAGGTTCAAAGGGAGAAATGTTCACCATCTCCACAGCAATACATGACATGGAGGCCTACACTAAACTCACTG ACCATGTGTTTGAGCAGATCCTGTACTCATCATCCTCTGAGCTGGCAGAGGCCAGAAAGATCCTCTACAACATCACCTGCAGAAACCTCTACAAGAATTTGGGACAGACCCAAGCCAAGAAACATGTGGTGGtctcacag CTCCAGGAATGGGCAAGGGACTTGGCGATATGCAGGCCTGAGAAAGACCTCCAGGGCGTCACTCTAGAGCCAGGGGACTTTGTAGTCAAT ATCATCAACATGGACTGGGGTATGAAGGAGAAGAACCCCATCAACAACATGCGTTTCTACTGTAAGAATACCCCAACCAAAACCACCCAGATCAGCAGGAACCAG GTGTCTCAGATGCTGCCAGATCAGTTTGCTGAGCAGCAGATCAGGGTCTACTTTaagaagagagatgagaagacCGTGGAGGCAGCTAAGATTAACTATGTCAAGTGGTGCATGGACAACAACTTCTCCAAGCCTCAG GACGGAGATTCGATTGCACCGGAGCTCACCCCTCTGAAGCGAAGCTGGGCCCACAATTATGATGAGAACGATGATGAAGAGGATAGCCAGGGAGGAAGAAGCAGGGCTGCAGTCAACATTGGACAACAGAAGGCAAAAGCCAGACTCTTTTAG